A window of Stutzerimonas stutzeri genomic DNA:
ACCGTTATGCTGAGCGCTCCGTCGACCCGAACCCGTCTCTCGAGGAGACCCAGTGAGCGCCGAAGCCAACAAGCATGCCCGACAACTCCTGCTCAAGGAATACCGCGGCGTGCTCTCCACTCATTCCCAGGCCATGCCGGGATTTCCATTCGGTTCGGTAGTGCCTTACTGCCTGGACGCCAATGGCTGGTCGCTGATCCTGATCAGCCGCATCGCCCAGCACACCCGCAATCTAAAAGCTGATGGTCACTGCTCGCTGCTGGTTGGCGAACGCGCCGCCGAGGACGTGCAGGCTGCTGGGCGGCTTACGCTGTTGGCCGTAGCCCGACAGCTCGACGAGCCTGCGGCGATCGAGTCGGCCGCGCAGCGCTACTACAGCTACTTTCCCGAGTCGCGCGATTACCATCGTGTGCATGACTTCGATTTCTGGGTGCTGGAGCCGGTGCGCTGGCGCTATATCGGCGGTTTCGGTGCAATTCACTGGCTGGATCACGTCGCACTGGCCAATCCCTTTGCGGTCGAAAATGGTGAGCTGGAGCGGGGCATGGTCGAGCACATGAACGACGACCACGCTGCCGCCATCGCCCGTTACGTCGAGCAGGCCGGTTTGCCGCAGAGTACGCCTGCGCAGATGGCTGGCGTCGACAGCGAGGGATTCCATCTGCGTATCGGCCAGGCACTGCATTGGCTGGCGTTCCCGCAGCCCTGCGAAACGCCGATGGCAGTGCGCCAAGCGCTGGTTGCGATGGCGCGTGGCTGAAGTGGATTCAGTTTCGCTTCAGCCGCATTGCGCATAATCCGGTTACAGGCTGTTTTCTATCCGGGTTGAATTAGGCCGACCATGCCGCCATCTACAGAGGACTGGAAGCTGATCTTCCGTCAAGGACCATCGATGCGAATCTTCTTTGTACTGTTTCTGTTGTTTCCGTTGGCCGAGCTGTATGTGCTGATCAAGGTCGGCAGTTCCATCGGCGCGCTGGCGACCATCCTGCTGCTGGTGCTCAGCGGCATCGCCGGCGTGTTGCTGTTGCGCTTGGCCGGTTTCGCCACGGCCTGGCGCGCCCGCGAGCGTCTGGCGCGTGGTGAACTGCCCGAGCGCGAAATGCTGCAGGGGCTGATGATGGCCATCGGCGGCGGCTTGCTGTTCCTGCCCGGCTTCATCAGTGATGTGCTGGCGCTGATCGTGCTCTTCCCGCCGACCCGCAACTTTCTGTTCCGTCAGATCAACCGGCGGATCGAAGCACGGATGCGCCGTCAGCGCGCTTTCTCCGACGATCTGCAGGCGCGCGCCAACCCGCAGCGGCCGAAC
This region includes:
- a CDS encoding HugZ family protein, producing MSAEANKHARQLLLKEYRGVLSTHSQAMPGFPFGSVVPYCLDANGWSLILISRIAQHTRNLKADGHCSLLVGERAAEDVQAAGRLTLLAVARQLDEPAAIESAAQRYYSYFPESRDYHRVHDFDFWVLEPVRWRYIGGFGAIHWLDHVALANPFAVENGELERGMVEHMNDDHAAAIARYVEQAGLPQSTPAQMAGVDSEGFHLRIGQALHWLAFPQPCETPMAVRQALVAMARG
- a CDS encoding FxsA family protein; amino-acid sequence: MRIFFVLFLLFPLAELYVLIKVGSSIGALATILLLVLSGIAGVLLLRLAGFATAWRARERLARGELPEREMLQGLMMAIGGGLLFLPGFISDVLALIVLFPPTRNFLFRQINRRIEARMRRQRAFSDDLQARANPQRPNVIEGEWERNDRDR